Proteins found in one Sorghum bicolor cultivar BTx623 chromosome 1, Sorghum_bicolor_NCBIv3, whole genome shotgun sequence genomic segment:
- the LOC8083994 gene encoding probable glycosyltransferase 4, protein MTTEQPVTADRRARQHRLLPLLVLPVFFLVAPCALFFFRSSDLALIPRIRIEFDRPPKNEPPPAEPVPLTSPPPPPPPAPGANDDEEQRRLPPPRQLTDPPYSLGPTADYDARRAQWLRDNPRFPAFVAPGRPRVLVVTGSSPRRCSDPDGEHLLLRAFKNKADYCRVHGFDIFYSTAVLDAELPGFWSKLPLLRTLMLAHPEAELLWWVDSDVIFTDMLFEPPWDKYAGHNLVLPGSEEKVYTAKSWIGINAGSFIIRNCQWSLDLLDALARMGPRGPVREMYGRVIAGTLSDRQPYEACDQSALVYLLVTERRRWGDKTFLESSYCLSGFWVYIVDKLEEMRRRDSTTTPPEPGHERWPLTTHFMGCKPCGGDDSTYDAAWCRRSMERALNFGDDQILNLYGFEHKTLNTTAVRRVRNDTGGPLDAADEELGRLLHPTFRAANL, encoded by the coding sequence ATGACGACGGAGCAACCCGTCACGGCCGACCGACGAGCTCGGCAGCATCGTCTGCTCCCCCTTCTGGTCCTCCCCGTCTTCTTCCTCGTCGCGCCGTGCGCTCTCTTCTTCTTCAGATCGTCCGACTTGGCCCTCATCCCCCGCATCCGCATCGAGTTCGACCGCCCACCTAAAAATGAGCCGCCGCCAGCAGAGCCAGTGCCACTGAcgtcgccaccaccaccaccgcctccggcTCCGGGTGCGAACGATGACGAGGAGCAACGACGGCTACCGCCTCCGCGCCAGCTGACGGACCCACCGTACTCGCTCGGCCCGACCGCCGACTACGACGCGCGCAGGGCCCAGTGGCTCCGCGACAACCCGCGGTTCCCGGCCTTCGTCGCGCCGGGGAGGCCCCGGGTGCTCGTGGTCACCGGGTCGTCGCCGCGCCGGTGCAGCGACCCGGACGGCGAGCACTTGCTGCTCCGGGCGTTCAAGAACAAGGCGGACTACTGCCGCGTCCACGGCTTCGACATCTTCTACAGCACCGCGGTGCTCGACGCCGAGCTGCCGGGGTTCTGGTCCAAGCTGCCGCTGCTGCGGACGCTGATGCTGGCGCACCCGGAGGCGGAGCTCCTGTGGTGGGTGGACTCCGACGTGATCTTCACCGACATGCTCTTCGAGCCGCCGTGGGACAAGTACGCCGGCCACAACCTCGTGCTCCCGGGCTCGGAGGAGAAGGTGTACACCGCCAAGAGCTGGATCGGCATCAACGCCGGCAGCTTCATCATCCGCAACTGCCAGTGGTCGCTGGACCTGCTCGACGCGCTTGCCCGGATGGGGCCGCGCGGCCCCGTGCGCGAGATGTACGGCAGGGTCATCGCCGGGACGCTCTCCGACCGGCAGCCGTACGAGGCCTGCGACCAGTCGGCGCTCGTCTACCTGCTCGTGACGGAGCGGCGCAGGTGGGGCGACAAGACGTTCCTCGAGAGCTCCTACTGCCTCAGCGGCTTCTGGGTCTACATCGTGGACAAGCTCGAGGAGATGCGGCGGCGGGATTCGACGACGACCCCGCCGGAGCCCGGCCACGAACGGTGGCCGCTGACGACGCACTTCATGGGGTGCAAGCCGTGCGGCGGGGACGACTCCACCTACGACGCCGCCTGGTGCCGGCGCTCGATGGAGCGTGCTCTCAACTTCGGCGACGACCAGATACTCAACCTTTACGGGTTCGAGCACAagacgctcaacaccaccgccgtGCGGCGCGTCCGGAACGACACTGGCGGGCCGCTGGACGCGGCCGACGAGGAGCTCGGACGGCTCTTGCATCCCACGTTCAGGGCTGCCAACTTGTGA